One part of the Symphalangus syndactylus isolate Jambi chromosome 1, NHGRI_mSymSyn1-v2.1_pri, whole genome shotgun sequence genome encodes these proteins:
- the LOC129488111 gene encoding putative uncharacterized protein encoded by LINC00305 gives MSSFVLLRVQGSFKPFGIFTGGFYGGILERSLESKATWNILQLCTTLNLFVFRKANISSIQERATHNLKDVNTTKSTNCNEKRGSQYLIKPRSCFLFSLMDGKDLVPPLDTINLHILCIIHVVATLLSTLLSLISVAISATCKDGKGKQEVETGQQPSGLSATLTKVKGAKRQKTVVRVRFYMLSMKNKPCRKNLSKGYNQRPEGSKEESHMVVKEKRKGDH, from the exons ATGTCCAGCTTTGTGCTCCTGAGGGTCCAAGGGTCTTTCAAACCATTTGGAATTTTCACAGGAGGTTTTTACGGAGGAATCCTAGAAAGGTCTCTGGAAAGCAA AGCAACATGGAACATCTTACAGCTTTGCACAACTTTGAACTTGTTTGTGTTCCGAAAAGCT AACATATCAAGTATTCAGGAAAGGGCAACTCACAACTTGAAAGATGTAAACACTACAAAATCCACCAACTGCAATGAGAAACGAGGATCCCAGTACCTAATAAAACCAAGGAGCTGTTTCTTATTCTCCCTGATG GATGGAAAGGATCTGGTCCCACCCCTGGATACGATCAACCTTCATATACTCTGTATTATACACG TTGTTGCCACCTTGCTTTCCACTCTCTTGTCCCTTATCTCAGTAGCCATCTCTGCAACCTGCAAAGATGGAAAGGGAAAGCAGGAGGTGGAAACTGGTCAGCAGCCTTCTGGTTTATCAGCCACACTTACAAAGGTCAAAGGTGCAAAGCGTCAGAAGACAGTGGTTAGAGTGAGATTCTACATGCTCTCAATGAAGAATAAAC CATGCAGGAAGAACCTTTCAAAAGGTTACAACCAGAGAcctgaaggaagcaaggaagaaagCCACATGGTTgtcaaagagaagaggaaaggagatcACTAA